A single genomic interval of Koleobacter methoxysyntrophicus harbors:
- a CDS encoding copper transporter, whose product MPINDKFYIVSIITIFLTLGIGIFIGVTITDNDVINEEQKEFIDKLELDFINLRETNRKSMQEIIKLRRQINSIEHFLKNFSEQILGDRLLGKKIALIETNKHNISEEIKAILEMSGAEVIGIIDILPGLSSGILSHTEKNSIENSKVDDKISLVIGQLLEGLFYPDGNKNILQLFQKENLLTVIGNFPQKPDYVILIGGASKEEDYKVTMIDLPIINKLKADKVNVIGAEPSTCNLSYITEYKQANLTTVDNIESILGQISLVLVIEQGIKGNFGIKDSSERLLPY is encoded by the coding sequence TTGCCGATTAATGATAAATTTTATATAGTTTCAATAATTACTATATTTTTGACGTTAGGAATAGGTATATTTATTGGAGTAACCATAACAGACAATGATGTAATTAACGAGGAACAAAAGGAATTTATAGATAAACTAGAATTAGATTTTATAAATCTTCGTGAGACAAATAGAAAATCCATGCAAGAAATAATTAAATTAAGGAGACAAATTAATTCTATAGAACACTTTTTGAAGAATTTCTCTGAGCAAATTTTAGGAGATAGATTATTAGGGAAAAAAATCGCTCTTATTGAAACCAATAAACATAACATTTCTGAAGAAATAAAGGCAATTTTAGAGATGTCAGGGGCTGAAGTTATAGGAATAATTGATATATTACCAGGTTTAAGCTCAGGAATATTATCGCATACTGAAAAAAACAGTATTGAGAATTCTAAGGTTGATGATAAGATTTCTCTTGTTATTGGTCAACTCCTAGAAGGCCTTTTCTATCCGGATGGAAACAAGAATATCCTTCAGCTTTTTCAAAAAGAAAATCTTTTAACAGTAATAGGAAATTTCCCTCAGAAACCTGATTATGTAATATTAATAGGGGGGGCTTCAAAAGAAGAGGATTATAAGGTTACAATGATTGACTTGCCTATCATAAATAAACTAAAAGCAGATAAAGTTAATGTTATTGGGGCTGAACCTTCGACATGCAATTTAAGTTATATTACTGAATATAAACAGGCTAACTTAACCACAGTTGATAATATAGAATCTATTTTAGGTCAAATCTCCTTAGTACTGGTCATTGAACAGGGTATTAAAGGTAATTTTGGAATTAAAGATTCTTCTGAAAGGTTATTGCCATATTAA